A single window of Neospora caninum Liverpool complete genome, chromosome XII DNA harbors:
- a CDS encoding D-tyrosyl-tRNA(Tyr) deacylase,related, which translates to MVLQRVESACVHVVETGELAGKIGRGILCLLGMGVEDQWEDADYCIRKCLKAKLWDDLNDPSKTWASSVVDRDYEVLVVSQFTLMGHLKKGTKPDFHAAMGPEQARTMFEKIVAEMRRQHKAEKIQTGKFQNYMRVELANDGPVTIIVDSSQAQLPKIKERKLPAVKAAPDPASSVSPSSPSANGDGKGDNAPGSGGQGCLKETAESARKREDVQSGQDEAKARA; encoded by the exons ATGGTTTTGCAGAGAGTCGAGAGCGCCTGCGTGCACGTGGTCGAGACAGGCGAACTTGCGGGAAAAATCGGCCGCGGaattctctgtctcctcggcatGGGCGTTGAGGATCAATG GGAAGACGCCGACTACTGCATTCGCAAGTGCTTGAAGGCAAAGCTATGGGACG ATTTAAATGACCCGTCGAAAACCTGGGCGTCTTCCGTCGTAGACAGAGACTACG aggTTCTCGTCGTTTCACAATTCACACTCATGGGGCATCTCAAGAAGGGAACCAAACCGGATTTCCATGCAG CGATGGGCCCTGAACAGGCTCGCACTATGTTCGAGAAGATCGTGGCAGAGATGAGGCGCCAACATAAGGCGGAGAAAATACAAACCGGGAAATTCCAAAACTACATGC GCGTTGAACTTGCCAATGACGGCCCCGTCACCATCATTGTCGACTCGTCGCAGGCGCAACTCCCGAAAATTAAAGAACGGAAACTGCCTGCCGTGAAGGCCGCTCCCGATCCTgcctcgtctgtgtctccctcttcgccttctgcaaatggagacggaaagggagacaacgCGCCTGGCTCCGGAGGCCAGGGATGCctgaaagagacagcggaatCGGCGCGCAAACGCGAAGATGTGCAAAGTGGGCAGGACGAGGCAAAAGCGAGGgcgtga